A single genomic interval of Anaerolineae bacterium harbors:
- a CDS encoding GAF domain-containing protein — MSDKQKKKKQLKGNLENLQNQVAALEKVETKRQRVEAELRERAYQQAVVADLGQRILAGIDLPTLLDETTARVATTLKVDYCQILELLPDRDAMLLRAGIGWPPRLIGQATVDARPDSQLGYTLFSSEPVIVENLHTDTRFSELSLLHYDIVSGMSVIIDGEAWPFGVLGIHTTKSRVFTQDDINFLQSVANLLATAIEQKRAQKALQEAHDKLDARVKERTADLEAANEELKLFTYMVSHDLRAPLVNIKGFAGELGLALETIHAAVKSVWPHLNQKQQQAIKTALEEDVPEALGFINSSVNRMNDFIAAILKLSRLERRELLLEPLDMNVLVETTLATLAHQIEQRQARVIVNPLPGVVADRTSMEQILGNILMNAVTYLMPNRPGEIGVSGEHQHQETIFHIRDNGRGIAEDDMSRIFELFRRAGSSEAPGEGMGLAYVRTLVRRHGGRIWCESRLGEGTTFSFAIPDQIIEGDDHV; from the coding sequence ATGAGCGACAAGCAAAAAAAGAAAAAGCAGCTCAAGGGTAACCTGGAGAATTTACAAAATCAAGTTGCAGCATTAGAAAAAGTAGAAACTAAACGTCAGCGAGTAGAGGCGGAACTCAGGGAGCGCGCCTACCAGCAGGCAGTGGTGGCCGACCTGGGCCAACGTATTTTGGCCGGTATTGATCTGCCTACCTTACTGGATGAAACCACCGCCCGTGTTGCCACAACCCTCAAGGTAGACTATTGTCAGATTTTGGAACTTCTGCCAGATCGTGATGCCATGCTTCTACGCGCGGGCATCGGCTGGCCGCCCAGATTGATTGGCCAGGCCACGGTAGATGCCCGCCCCGACTCTCAGCTTGGTTATACCCTTTTTTCCAGCGAGCCGGTGATTGTGGAGAACCTACACACCGATACCCGTTTCAGCGAGTTGTCGCTATTGCACTATGACATTGTGAGCGGCATGAGTGTTATTATTGATGGCGAGGCCTGGCCGTTTGGCGTTTTAGGTATTCACACTACCAAAAGCCGTGTTTTTACCCAGGACGATATTAATTTTCTCCAATCTGTAGCCAATTTGTTGGCCACGGCCATTGAACAAAAGCGGGCGCAAAAGGCCCTTCAGGAAGCCCATGATAAACTCGATGCCCGCGTTAAAGAGCGCACGGCTGATTTAGAGGCAGCCAATGAAGAGCTGAAACTATTTACTTATATGGTTTCGCACGACCTGCGGGCGCCGTTGGTGAATATCAAGGGTTTTGCCGGCGAACTTGGTTTGGCCCTGGAGACCATTCACGCCGCCGTCAAATCCGTATGGCCTCACCTGAACCAGAAACAGCAGCAAGCCATAAAAACGGCGCTTGAAGAGGATGTGCCTGAAGCTTTGGGTTTTATTAATTCCTCTGTCAACCGGATGAACGACTTCATCGCCGCTATCTTAAAGTTGTCCCGCCTGGAACGCCGCGAGCTGCTTTTGGAGCCATTGGATATGAACGTTCTGGTTGAAACAACCCTGGCCACCTTGGCCCACCAAATTGAGCAGCGCCAGGCCCGGGTCATCGTCAATCCGTTGCCCGGCGTTGTGGCCGACCGGACCTCCATGGAGCAAATACTGGGCAATATCCTGATGAACGCCGTCACTTATCTTATGCCTAACCGGCCGGGTGAAATAGGGGTTTCGGGTGAGCATCAGCATCAAGAAACAATTTTTCACATCCGCGACAACGGGCGCGGCATTGCCGAAGATGATATGTCGAGAATCTTTGAGCTTTTCCGGCGAGCAGGCTCGTCGGAAGCGCCCGGTGAAGGGATGGGCCTGGCTTATGTGCGGACGCTCGTTCGGCGCCATGGGGGACGTATTTGGTGCGAGTCTCGGTTAGGCGAAGGGACTACCTTCAGTTTTGCTATTCCAGATCAAATAATCGAAGGAGATGATCATGTTTAA
- a CDS encoding response regulator produces the protein MFNKEAVTILLVEDDPGHARLIEKNLRRSNISNKIIMLNSGEQAIEYLFKPDDRGGRASPLLVLLDLNLPGLNGYQVLQRMKQDTQTKRIPVVILTTTDDAHEVSKCYDLGCNVYVTKPVDYVQFSQAIRKIGLFLSVVTVPDGE, from the coding sequence ATGTTTAATAAGGAGGCAGTCACCATTCTCCTGGTGGAGGATGATCCCGGTCACGCGCGTTTGATTGAGAAAAACCTGCGGCGCTCAAATATCAGCAATAAAATTATCATGCTCAATAGTGGTGAACAGGCTATAGAGTATCTTTTTAAACCGGATGACCGCGGCGGGCGTGCTTCACCGCTGTTGGTGTTGCTTGATCTCAATCTGCCCGGCCTCAATGGCTACCAGGTGCTGCAACGGATGAAACAAGATACCCAGACCAAACGAATCCCGGTGGTTATTTTGACTACTACGGATGATGCGCACGAGGTGTCAAAGTGTTATGATTTGGGCTGTAACGTTTATGTGACCAAGCCGGTGGATTATGTTCAATTTTCCCAGGCCATTCGCAAAATTGGACTTTTTTTATCCGTGGTTACAGTGCCTGATGGAGAATAA